The window GAATCTGAGAAGGGGTACCGCAATTATGAGATGATTGCATATCCGGTTGTGCAGAAGGCGGTAGAAGCCTATGAGAAATTTGTGCAGAACGGGAATACGGGTGCAGGAGGGCTGATGCAGCCGCAGTCGAGAAAGCGTACAGAACAAAAGATTGAGAAAGCAGAGAAAGATCTGCTTGCTCTTCAGGCGGGATATCAGGTCAGATATCCGGACGGTGGGCTGTGTGTTGGCGTAGAGCAACGAGAAACATATGCGGCAAGAAAAGAGAAAATCTGGATGGATCATCTGCAGGAGATACGGCAGAAACTGGAGGAGCAGACCCGGCGCTATGAAGATATATTTAAGAATGAATTTGTTTTGATGATTTTGAAATCCTGCGAAAGAGCAAAAGAAGAACTGCGGGATATTAACATCGAACTTGCGAAGCTCCAGTTTGCTTCCAAATACCAGTTTGCGGTGGATTATGTGCGGGATGGTTCTGATTATATGCAGATTCTCCGCTATGCCAGATATCTGGATGAGCGGGAGCAGCTTGGAAGTACAGAGGGGCAGGGTGTTCTGAATTTTCTGGGAACATTTTCCGAGGAGGAGGCAGAACAACTGGAGCAGAGTCTGCAGCAGATTATTAACAGAGTCATTGAAAAGAACAGTGAAGAGACGATTGCGCGTTTTGCGGATTACAGAAACTATATGACGTATGAAATTCTGATTACTAACGATGTTCTGGATCGTGCGAAGCTGTCAAAGCAGACGGGTTTTAATTCCGGGGCCGAGGTACAGATTCCTTATCTTCTGATTCTGACATCTGCGCTGCTGATGATTTACAATCAGAAGATGAACTCTACAAGAATGGTATTTATAGACGAGCCTTTTGCAAAGATGGATCCAGGAAATGTAAAGCTGATGCTTGATTTTATGAAGAAACAGGGACTACAGGTGATGTTCTGTTCCCCGGATAAGACAGAAACGATTGGAAATGAGTGCGAGGTCATTCTTCCGGTGCTGCGTATCCGCCCGGATAGTATGCGTCTGGGAGTCGTGCAGTTTCATGATTCGGTGGAAAATGAAGTGCAGGCTTAGTGTGTGGAGTCAGGAGATGGTGTGATTGATGTCGGAAGAACAGAACGAGCGGATGGAATATTACAGAGAAAAGATTTTAACATGGCTTGCAGAAGCATATCGCAAGAGTAAGAAGGATCGTGGAGACAATGTGATTCGCAGGCGTACAGCGTTAAATCCAGAAAAGATTTGTCCGCAATATCGTCAGAATGATGGTGAGATTGAGGAAATCACGGCCTTGAATGAGGCGGCTGAATCTTGTGCGCAAATGGGATTTCTGAATTTCAAAACGAAGAAATTCAGTCATGAGATTGAGACAATCTATCTGGAAGATCTGCAGATTGAGGAGGTAGAAGCCTATTTAAAGGCGGAGTATGGGTATGAATCAAAACAGGATAAGCGGGAAATAGTCAGGAAAATGATACGGCAGTATGAAGGGAAATCTCCGGCTGCTTCCCAAATATGCCGGGAATTAGAAGAGGAGCTGGAGCAGAACCGGATTCCAAAGCAGTACGAACAGACCGAAGAAATCCTGAAGGCGCTTGTGTTCATAGAGAATAACCAGACACCGCTATTTTTGCGGGAAGTATCGATGATGATTTATGGGACATCGAAATATTTTGAAGAGAAGATGTTTGATACCGTATGCAGGAAGCTGAGGAAGTATTTAGAACGCCCTTGCCCGGCAGACGAGATGCCAGGTGAAATCCTGGAAGATTATTTCATATATCCGGAGCAGCAGCGACTTTGTATGAAAGGGAATGTTGCGCTGAAAAAGTGTGGAGAGTTGATAGAGCTTGGCGCATTCCCGGGCGGGGTGGAGTTTGCAGCAGAGGAACTCGCTGATATCGAAGGGATTTTCGTCAGGGGAACCTTATTTATAACGGTCGAAAATAAGACGGCATATTACAGATGTAAAAAGAAGGATGCTGTATTTTTCTACCTCGGTGGTTATGTCAGCCGTATGCAGAGAGAGTTTCTGAAAAAGGTAATAGAGGAGAACCCGCAGCTTGCGTTTCTTCATTTTGGTGATATTGATTCTGGAGGATTTTATATTCATGAGCACTTGTGCCGGATGACGGGCAAAGCATTTGGATTGTGGCATATGTCGGTAGAGGAACTTCGGAATCCTAAATACGAGAAATGTCTGCAGAAACTGACGATTCAGGATAAGAGACGTTTGCGAAAGATTGCCGGGAAGGAGCCATATAAAGAAAGTGCGGAGTATATGCTTGAGAAGGATGTGAAGCTGGAGCAGGAAATTGTGAGTTATTATCTGGCGGAGGAGTATAGGGATTTTACAATTTCTGCGAAAGAAGTCAATGAATGATATAAAGACCAATGCGAGTAAACATACATTAGCGGTTTTTGTGGGCGAAGTGACGAAACTGCCACTTCGCATCTGTGCTTTAGCGAACAAAAATATTCGATTTATTGTGGAAGAAGGTAATGGGTGTTTTTTCCCTTGCCTTCTTGTACAATCTGACCATTTTCTGTCATTTTCTTTAAAAGTCGTCCGGATGAAGACTGACCTATCCCAAGCAGTATTTCAACTTCTTTTCTGGTAACAAAACTTCGTTCTTTTGTCAGAGCAATTACTTTTTCTTCAGGCGTATCTTTTTGGGGAGTGATTTGGTTTGTTTTTTTTGGTTTAGTATTTGCGTTTAGGTTAGGAAGAATGATTTTAAAGGCGTTGTCGGATGTTTCAATTTGAGGAGTCATTTCGGTTCCTTCATATGCATCTCTAATTTTCATAATTCCTGTTCCGTAGACTTCTATCAGCTCCAGGCGGTAGAATACATTTGCCAGTTTAGCATTCCGGCAGACGGAAATCCCCATTTTTACATCTTTTAAGGTTACACCGCTTACTAGACCACCGATAGAGGTGAATTCAAGTCTGTCAGCATAAAGACTGATGAACGTGCTGGCACGGAAGGAATATTCGCGATGAACCAAAAGGTTTAAAAGCGCTTCCCTGACCGCTGTTTCTGGATAATCGCGTCTGTCAATGCGGTATAACCGATCAAAGGTTGAATGTGTCTGATTGCGGAAATCAATAAAATATTCAGGAGCATGATTTGCCGTATATGAATTGGAAAATTTTAAGATACACGTATGCTACAACAATTTTAAAAGCAGGATATTCATTAAAATCGGTCTTAAAAACACTTGGGCATACTAAAAAAGGATTTACTACAGATTATTATGTCGATATGAAAGAATTAATCAGGGACTGCCAGCCTGACATTATGGTTAAGGAACCTGATAAAGAAATGTTAATATGGGATTGGAATTTGACAGAAAAGATGGAGATGCTGTTGTAAAAAGCAGGCGGTATTTTAAAGGATGATTAATATGGAGCGTAATATGAGATAGAATGGTAAAAGAACTCAAAATATCCTTGAAATGGGGCAATTGATTATCTGTTTTCGTACAAGAAAAACACGGACAGGATAACATGACAAAATCCTAAAAAGAAGAGTTGACACTAAACAATATATAGGATAAAATGAAGTAAGAACATTTGTTCTAAAAACAAGTGATAATAAAAAACAAAATGTGTGTTTTTGGATTTTGACAATAGAAGAAACACGGCAATTACACGAAAAATTCGTGTAATTGCCGTGTGAGTATTCATAGAAATGCAGGGAGAAATGTGAATGAGTGAAGAAAAAATCTTTAAATTAGAATCCCCATATCAGCCGACAGGAGATCAGCCACAGGCCATTGAACAGCTTGTAAAAGGATTTAAGGAAGGCAACCAATGCCAGACTTTACTAGGGGTTACGGGCTCTGGTAAGACATTCACGATGGCGAATGTAATACAGGAATTGAACAAGCCGACACTGATCATTGCACACAATAAAACACTCGCTGCACAGCTTTACGGGGAGTTCAAAGAATTTTTCCCCAATAACGCGGTGGAGTATTTTGTATCCTATTACGACTACTACCAACCCGAGGCCTACGTCCCTTCATCAGACACTTACATTGCCAAGGACTCCTCTATTAACGATGAGATTGATAAGCTCCGTCTCTCCGCCACCATGGCATTGGCGGAACGCCGCGATGTGATCATTGTTGCCAGTGTTTCCTGTATCTACGGCCTGGGAAGTCCTGTAGATTATCAGAATATGGTAATTTCTCTGCGTCCTGGAATGACAAAGGACAGGGATGAGGTGATGGCCAAGCTCATCGAGATTCAATATGACAGAAATGAGATGGACTTCCACCGGGGAACATTCCGTGTGCGGGGGGATGTCATGGAAGTAATACCGGCAAATTCAGCAGACACAGCTGTGAGGATTGAGTGGTTTGGGGATGAAGTGGACCGTATTACAGAGATTGACATCCTGACAGGGGAGATTAAGGATGAGCTGAAGCATGTGGCCATTTTCCCGGCTTCCCATTATGTGGTGGACAAAGAGAATATCAGCCGTGCGGTAAAGGCCATTGAAGAAGAATTGGAGGAGCGGGTCAGGGAGTTCAAGGGCAGGGACAAGCTCCTGGAAGCACAGAGAATTGCAGAAAGGACTAATTTTGACATAGAGATGCTCAAGGAGACTGGGTTTTGTTCAGGGATAGAGAATTATTCCCGGCATCTGGCCGGGTTGTCCCCAGGGCAGGCTCCCTATACGCTGATAGATTATTTTCCCGATGATTTTATTATGATGATAGATGAATCGCATAAGACGATCCCACAGATTGGCGGGATGTATGCAGGCGACCAGTCCCGGAAGTCCACACTGGTAGATTATGGTTTCCGCCTTCCTTCTGCAAAGGATAACCGACCTTTGAATTTTAGTGAGTTCGAAGGAAAGATAAACCAGATTATGTTTGTTTCAGCTACGCCAGGGCCTTATGAGCAGGAACATGAATTGCTGCGGGCAGAACAGGTGATACGGCCCACAGGCCTGTTGGACCCTCAGGTGGAAGTGCGCCCGGTAGAAGGGCAGATTGATGACTTGGTGGGTGAGATTAACAAAGAAGTTTCCAGGAAAAACAAAGTTCTTGTGACGACCTTGACTAAAAGGATGGCTGAGGATCTGACAGACTATATGCGGGAAGTGGGGATCAGGGTAAAATATCTCCATTCGGATGTAGATACCCTTGAGCGTTCTGAGATTATACGTGATATGCGCCTTGATGTATTTGATGTGCTGGTAGGGATCAATCTTTTAAGGGAGGGCCTTGATATTCCAGAGATTACATTGGTAGCGATTCTGGATGCTGACAAGGAGGGATTTCTGCGTTCAGAGACTTCCCTGATCCAGACGATAGGGCGGGCGGCCCGAAATGCGCAGGGCCATGTAATTATGTATGCAGATACCGTGACAGAATCTATGCGAAATGCCATGGATGAGACGCTGCGGAGACGGGAAATCCAGATGAAATATAATGAAGAGCATGGGATAACTCCCCAGACAATCCAGAAGTCAGTAAGGGATCTGATCAGCATTTCAAAGAAAGCTGCAGCAGAAGAGATGCGGATAGAAAAAGATCCAGAGTCAATGAGCAGAAAGGAGTTGGAGAAACTCATCGCAGATATGTCAAAGCAGATGAAGAAAGCAGCGGCGGAGTTAGATTTTGAGACTGCGGCAGAGCTGCGTGACAGGCTTATAGAACTGAAAAGGACACTCAATGAGATGGATGATTAATTAGGATGGCAATATACTACTAATTGGGGCAGCCAGGCATATCATTCCCGGGCATATTTTACCGGGGGTATTGCCGCCAGCCCGCAGTGATACGGCCAGGTGCTTTCGCCAGATAGAGGAGAGAATATTACAGATACTAGGTAGGGTATAGGAAGGAAAACAGCATGGGAAAGAAAATGGATGCCAGGAAGTATATTAAAATACGGGGCGCAAATGAAAATAATTTAAAAAATATTGATTTGGACATTCCAAGGAATGAACTGGTTGTGCTGACCGGACTGAGTGGATCTGGCAAGTCGTCACTGGCCTTTGATACGATTTACGCAGAAGGGCAGCGCAGATATATGGAGTCATTGTCCTCCTATGCGCGGCAGTTCCTGGGGCAGATGGAGAAACCCAATGTGGAGAGTATTGAAGGGTTGTCTCCGGCTATCTCCATAGACCAGAAGTCCACCAACCATAACCCCCGTTCAACCGTAGGGACAGTTACGGAAATTTATGATTATTTCCGCCTGCTGTATGCCAGAGTGGGCATACCCCACTGTCCAAAGTGTGGCAGGGAGATTATGAAACAGACGGTAGACCAGATGGTGGATCAGGTGATGGGCCAGCCCGAGGGGACAAAGATTCAGCTTCTTGCCCCAGTGGTGAGAGGCCGCAAGGGCACACATGCAAAGCTGCTGGAGCGGGCAAAGAGAAGCGGATATGTAAGAGTGCGGATAGATGGCAATATGTATGAATTGTCGGAAGAGATCTCCCTGGATAAAAATATCAAGCATAATATAGAGATTATTGTAGACCGCCTTGTCGTAAAACCAGGAATCGAAAAAAGACTGACAGATTCTGTTGAAAATGTGCTGAATCTTGCGGAAGGACTGTTGATTGTAGACGTTATTGGCGGGGAGGCTATGAACTTCAGCCAGAGTTTTGCCTGCCCGGACTGCGGCATCAGCATTGAAGAGATAGAGCCTCGGAGCTTTTCATTTAATAATCCATTTGGCGCCTGCCCGGTTTGTTTTGGACTGGGATATAAAATGGAATTTTCTGAGGATTTAATGATACCAGATCCGGCTTTGAGCATTAACCAGGGAGCCATCACGGTGATAGGATGGCAGTCATGTACTGAGAAATCCAGTTTTACCAGGGCGATTTTGGATGCTCTCTGTAAAGAATATAAATTTGACCTGGATACCCCCTTTGAAAAATATCCTAAGAAAATCCATGATATTCTCATTTACGGAACAAATGGTAAGTCTATTAAGGTCTACTATAAAGGACAGAGGGGAGAGGGAGTCTATGATGTAGAATTTGAGGGCTTGCTCAAAAATGTAGAGAGGCGTTATAGAGAGACCGGCTCTGAGACCATGAAGGCAGAATATGAGAGTTTTATGAATATCACCCCTTGTTCAGAATGCGGCGGCCAGCGCCTGAAAAAAGGTGCCCTGGCGGTTACAGTGGGTGGGAAAAACATTGCAGATGTAACAGCACTTTCCATAGAAAAGCTGCAGGATTTCTTGGGCCGGCTTGAGCTGACCCACACCCAGCAGCTTATAGGAGGTCAGATTTTGAAGGAGATTAGGGCCAGGATTCAGTTCCTTATGGATGTGGGGTTAGACTACCTGACGTTGGCAAGGGCAACCGGTTCTCTTTCCGGCGGGGAGGCCCAGAGGATCCGGCTGGCTACACAGATTGGATCCGGTTTGGTAGGGGTTGCTTATATACTGGACGAGCCAAGTATAGGCCTCCATCAGCGGGATAACGATAAACTTCTGGCAACGCTGAAGCATCTGCGTGACCTGGGCAATAGCCTGATTGTGGTGGAGCATGACGAGGATACAATGCTGGCGGCAGATTGTGTAGTGGACATCGGGCCGGGAGCGGGGGAGCATGGCGGAGAGGTGGTAGCTGTGGGCACGGCCAAAGAGATCATGAAAGACCCCCATTCTATAACAGGAAAATATTTAAGTGGGAAAATACAGATCCCTGTTCCAGAAGAGAGGAAAGAACCCACAGGAATCCTGAAGATAGTAGGTGCAGAAGAAAATAATCTGAAGAATATTGATGTGGATATCCCCCTTGGCATTATGACTTGTGTGACCGGGGTATCTGGTTCTGGGAAAAGTTCTCTGGTTAATGAAATATTATATAAAAAGCTTGCCAGAGAACTGAACCGGGCCAGGACAATTCCGGGAAAGCATAAAAGGATCGAGGGACTTAATCAGGTGGATAAGGTGATTGACATTGATCAGTCCCCCATCGGAAGGACTCCCAGATCCAACCCTGCCACCTATACTGGGGTCTTTGACTTAATCAGGGACTTATTTGCGGCCACGCCGGACGCAAAGTCCAGAGGATATAAAAAGGGCAGGTTCAGTTTTAACGTCAAGGGAGGGCGATGTGAGGCCTGCAGCGGTGACGGCATTTTGAAAATTGAGATGCATTTTCTTCCCGATGTGTATGTTCCCTGTGAGGTATGTGGCGGCAAGCGTTATAACAGAGAGACACTGGAGGTTAAGTATAAGGGCAAGACCATTTATGATGTCCTGAATATGACAGTAGAAGAAGCGCTGGGATTT of the Luxibacter massiliensis genome contains:
- a CDS encoding Wadjet anti-phage system protein JetD domain-containing protein, translating into MSEEQNERMEYYREKILTWLAEAYRKSKKDRGDNVIRRRTALNPEKICPQYRQNDGEIEEITALNEAAESCAQMGFLNFKTKKFSHEIETIYLEDLQIEEVEAYLKAEYGYESKQDKREIVRKMIRQYEGKSPAASQICRELEEELEQNRIPKQYEQTEEILKALVFIENNQTPLFLREVSMMIYGTSKYFEEKMFDTVCRKLRKYLERPCPADEMPGEILEDYFIYPEQQRLCMKGNVALKKCGELIELGAFPGGVEFAAEELADIEGIFVRGTLFITVENKTAYYRCKKKDAVFFYLGGYVSRMQREFLKKVIEENPQLAFLHFGDIDSGGFYIHEHLCRMTGKAFGLWHMSVEELRNPKYEKCLQKLTIQDKRRLRKIAGKEPYKESAEYMLEKDVKLEQEIVSYYLAEEYRDFTISAKEVNE
- a CDS encoding ATP-binding protein — encoded protein: MVHREYSFRASTFISLYADRLEFTSIGGLVSGVTLKDVKMGISVCRNAKLANVFYRLELIEVYGTGIMKIRDAYEGTEMTPQIETSDNAFKIILPNLNANTKPKKTNQITPQKDTPEEKVIALTKERSFVTRKEVEILLGIGQSSSGRLLKKMTENGQIVQEGKGKNTHYLLPQ
- a CDS encoding site-specific integrase, with protein sequence MNWKILRYTYATTILKAGYSLKSVLKTLGHTKKGFTTDYYVDMKELIRDCQPDIMVKEPDKEMLIWDWNLTEKMEMLL
- the uvrB gene encoding excinuclease ABC subunit UvrB; this translates as MSEEKIFKLESPYQPTGDQPQAIEQLVKGFKEGNQCQTLLGVTGSGKTFTMANVIQELNKPTLIIAHNKTLAAQLYGEFKEFFPNNAVEYFVSYYDYYQPEAYVPSSDTYIAKDSSINDEIDKLRLSATMALAERRDVIIVASVSCIYGLGSPVDYQNMVISLRPGMTKDRDEVMAKLIEIQYDRNEMDFHRGTFRVRGDVMEVIPANSADTAVRIEWFGDEVDRITEIDILTGEIKDELKHVAIFPASHYVVDKENISRAVKAIEEELEERVREFKGRDKLLEAQRIAERTNFDIEMLKETGFCSGIENYSRHLAGLSPGQAPYTLIDYFPDDFIMMIDESHKTIPQIGGMYAGDQSRKSTLVDYGFRLPSAKDNRPLNFSEFEGKINQIMFVSATPGPYEQEHELLRAEQVIRPTGLLDPQVEVRPVEGQIDDLVGEINKEVSRKNKVLVTTLTKRMAEDLTDYMREVGIRVKYLHSDVDTLERSEIIRDMRLDVFDVLVGINLLREGLDIPEITLVAILDADKEGFLRSETSLIQTIGRAARNAQGHVIMYADTVTESMRNAMDETLRRREIQMKYNEEHGITPQTIQKSVRDLISISKKAAAEEMRIEKDPESMSRKELEKLIADMSKQMKKAAAELDFETAAELRDRLIELKRTLNEMDD
- the uvrA gene encoding excinuclease ABC subunit UvrA — encoded protein: MGKKMDARKYIKIRGANENNLKNIDLDIPRNELVVLTGLSGSGKSSLAFDTIYAEGQRRYMESLSSYARQFLGQMEKPNVESIEGLSPAISIDQKSTNHNPRSTVGTVTEIYDYFRLLYARVGIPHCPKCGREIMKQTVDQMVDQVMGQPEGTKIQLLAPVVRGRKGTHAKLLERAKRSGYVRVRIDGNMYELSEEISLDKNIKHNIEIIVDRLVVKPGIEKRLTDSVENVLNLAEGLLIVDVIGGEAMNFSQSFACPDCGISIEEIEPRSFSFNNPFGACPVCFGLGYKMEFSEDLMIPDPALSINQGAITVIGWQSCTEKSSFTRAILDALCKEYKFDLDTPFEKYPKKIHDILIYGTNGKSIKVYYKGQRGEGVYDVEFEGLLKNVERRYRETGSETMKAEYESFMNITPCSECGGQRLKKGALAVTVGGKNIADVTALSIEKLQDFLGRLELTHTQQLIGGQILKEIRARIQFLMDVGLDYLTLARATGSLSGGEAQRIRLATQIGSGLVGVAYILDEPSIGLHQRDNDKLLATLKHLRDLGNSLIVVEHDEDTMLAADCVVDIGPGAGEHGGEVVAVGTAKEIMKDPHSITGKYLSGKIQIPVPEERKEPTGILKIVGAEENNLKNIDVDIPLGIMTCVTGVSGSGKSSLVNEILYKKLARELNRARTIPGKHKRIEGLNQVDKVIDIDQSPIGRTPRSNPATYTGVFDLIRDLFAATPDAKSRGYKKGRFSFNVKGGRCEACSGDGILKIEMHFLPDVYVPCEVCGGKRYNRETLEVKYKGKTIYDVLNMTVEEALGFFEHVPSIRRKMETLYDVGLSYIRLGQPSTELSGGEAQRIKLASELSRRSTGKTVYILDEPTTGLHFADVHKLTEILRRLSGDGNTVVVIEHNLDVIKTADYIIDIGPEGGDRGGTVVAKGTPEEIAENPRSYTGKYIKAMLNKSRG